In Thiospirochaeta perfilievii, a single window of DNA contains:
- a CDS encoding glycogen/starch/alpha-glucan phosphorylase, whose amino-acid sequence MQFNKEDFKKIVLDRLDKDYGRNIESATREEIYYSVSRAALSSIWSSWSERNKDLYKKDSKQAYYFSAEFLMGRAMSNNLVNLGILEGVKEVLNDLEVDFNMIEDTESDAGLGNGGLGRLAACFLDSLATLGLHGHGYGIRYKYGMFKQKIENGYQVEYPDNWLHYDDPWSVKREADSVEVNFYGHVDSFTDENGKLHFRTLNTEKVTAVPYDMPIIGYGNDIVNTLRLWEAHSPDGFELQLFNKEMYNESVEKKNRAEDISRVLYPSDLGPSGKTLRLRQQYFFSSASLYDIIRKYKTIYGNDFSHFHEKNVIQLNDTHPVIAIPELMRILIDEEYLDWDTAWQVCSKTFAYTNHTILAEALEKWPIDIISKLLPRIYQIIEEINRRFMSFVNSAYPGDWDRAQRMSIVSHGVVKMAWLAIAGTFSVNGVAALHTEILKNHELKDWYELFPEKFNNKTNGITQRRWLLKSNPELASFITKNIGDKWITEFSEMEKLLPLANDSKALKELMEIKHTKKVQLAEYIKEHNGVDVDPNSIFDIQIKRLHEYKRQLLNVFHIMYLYNRIKENPNMDFVPRTFIFGAKAASGYARAKQIIKLITRVGEVINNDKEINNKIKVVFIENYNVSVAEKLFPACDLSEQISTAGKEASGTGNMKFMVNGAVTIGTLDGANVEIVEEAGVQNAFIFGLKADQIQEINSTHSYNPLAELSINKDLKLVIDQLTNGYFGTDCINDFKPISDSLLYGVDGNRPDPYYVIKDFSEYCVAQDMASRAFTDKESWAKMSLINIAKSGKFSSDRTINQYAKEIWKIS is encoded by the coding sequence ATGCAGTTTAACAAAGAAGATTTTAAGAAGATTGTATTAGACAGGTTAGACAAAGACTACGGTCGAAATATAGAATCAGCTACAAGGGAAGAGATATACTACTCTGTTTCTAGAGCAGCCCTAAGTAGTATTTGGAGTTCTTGGTCAGAAAGAAATAAAGATTTATACAAAAAAGATAGCAAACAAGCATATTATTTTTCTGCAGAGTTTTTAATGGGTCGTGCAATGAGTAACAACCTAGTTAACCTTGGTATATTAGAAGGGGTTAAAGAGGTATTAAACGACCTTGAAGTAGATTTTAATATGATAGAAGATACTGAATCCGATGCAGGATTAGGAAATGGTGGACTAGGTCGACTAGCCGCATGTTTTCTAGACTCCCTTGCAACCCTGGGACTTCATGGACATGGTTACGGAATTAGATATAAATATGGAATGTTCAAACAAAAAATAGAAAATGGATATCAGGTAGAGTACCCAGATAACTGGTTACACTATGACGATCCATGGTCTGTAAAGAGGGAAGCTGACTCTGTTGAAGTAAACTTTTATGGACACGTTGACTCGTTTACTGATGAGAATGGAAAATTACACTTTAGAACTTTAAATACAGAGAAGGTTACTGCGGTACCATACGATATGCCTATTATTGGTTACGGTAACGATATTGTTAATACATTAAGGTTATGGGAAGCCCATAGTCCAGATGGTTTTGAACTACAGCTTTTTAATAAAGAGATGTACAATGAGTCTGTTGAGAAAAAAAATAGAGCTGAGGATATCTCTAGGGTTCTATATCCAAGTGACCTAGGTCCTAGTGGAAAGACATTAAGATTAAGACAACAGTACTTTTTTAGTTCTGCTTCCTTATATGATATTATAAGAAAGTACAAAACTATTTATGGAAATGATTTCTCCCATTTCCATGAAAAAAACGTTATTCAATTAAATGATACCCACCCAGTAATTGCCATACCTGAATTAATGAGAATTTTAATAGATGAAGAGTATCTAGACTGGGACACAGCATGGCAAGTTTGTTCTAAAACTTTTGCCTATACAAACCATACAATTCTAGCTGAGGCTTTAGAAAAATGGCCTATTGATATTATTAGTAAATTACTTCCTAGAATATATCAAATTATTGAAGAGATTAATAGAAGATTTATGTCATTTGTTAACTCTGCTTATCCTGGAGATTGGGATAGAGCCCAGAGGATGTCAATTGTATCCCATGGTGTTGTTAAAATGGCGTGGTTAGCAATTGCAGGAACATTCTCTGTTAATGGTGTTGCTGCACTTCATACTGAGATCTTAAAAAACCATGAATTAAAAGATTGGTATGAACTGTTCCCTGAGAAGTTTAATAATAAAACAAATGGGATAACCCAGAGACGTTGGTTATTAAAATCAAATCCAGAGTTAGCAAGCTTTATTACAAAAAATATTGGGGATAAGTGGATAACTGAGTTTTCTGAAATGGAGAAGCTTCTTCCTCTAGCAAATGATTCTAAAGCTTTAAAAGAGTTAATGGAGATAAAACATACTAAAAAAGTTCAACTTGCAGAGTATATAAAAGAGCATAATGGAGTTGATGTTGATCCAAACTCAATTTTTGATATACAGATTAAAAGGTTACATGAGTATAAGAGACAACTACTAAATGTTTTCCATATTATGTATCTATATAATAGAATCAAAGAGAATCCAAATATGGATTTTGTACCAAGAACATTTATATTTGGAGCAAAAGCAGCCTCAGGTTACGCAAGGGCTAAACAGATAATTAAATTAATAACTCGGGTTGGAGAAGTAATCAATAATGATAAAGAGATAAACAATAAGATCAAAGTTGTTTTTATTGAAAACTATAATGTTTCAGTTGCAGAAAAACTTTTCCCAGCATGTGACCTATCTGAACAAATTTCCACTGCTGGTAAAGAGGCATCAGGAACCGGTAATATGAAATTTATGGTAAACGGTGCTGTAACAATTGGTACATTAGATGGAGCAAATGTTGAGATAGTTGAAGAAGCTGGAGTTCAAAATGCATTTATCTTTGGTTTAAAAGCTGATCAAATCCAGGAGATTAATAGCACCCACTCCTACAACCCACTAGCTGAGTTATCTATTAACAAAGATCTAAAACTTGTTATAGACCAACTTACTAATGGATATTTTGGAACAGATTGTATAAACGATTTTAAACCGATTAGTGACTCCCTACTATACGGTGTAGATGGTAATAGACCAGACCCTTATTATGTAATTAAAGATTTCTCAGAATACTGTGTTGCCCAAGACATGGCTTCTAGAGCTTTTACAGATAAAGAGAGCTGGGCTAAAATGTCATTAATAAATATAGCCAAGTCTGGTAAGTTCTCATCAGATAGAACTATTAACCAATACGCCAAAGAAATATGGAAAATTTCCTAG
- a CDS encoding ATP-grasp domain-containing protein, which produces MLGWILYRVNDTEIKPEMYEINKLVQAAKEENIEIRVLEPEQIDLVVTREDRKSILVDGKPTALPDFVLPRMGAGTTYFALAVIRHLERLGVRCFNTSTHIDMVKDKLFTQQILAENNIPVPKTMLVKFPVDSDLVEKTIGFPVVIKTLSGSQGKGVFLSEKRKNFEDLMQLIEVTNSKVNVIIQEFMQDSYGRDLRVFTLGGRAIACMERTSANEDFKANYSAGGSVKSHPITPEIEWLATEASRLLGLDIAGVDLLFDGDHFRICEVNSSPGFEGLEQTCNVNVAKEIYHFIKIRLGKFPGQIKHKEVIHENKDSE; this is translated from the coding sequence ATGCTTGGTTGGATTTTATATAGGGTTAACGATACAGAGATAAAACCTGAGATGTACGAAATTAATAAATTGGTACAGGCTGCAAAAGAAGAGAATATTGAGATTCGGGTATTAGAACCAGAACAGATTGATTTAGTTGTAACAAGGGAGGATAGAAAAAGTATCCTAGTTGATGGGAAACCTACGGCCCTTCCTGACTTTGTTCTTCCAAGAATGGGAGCAGGTACAACCTACTTTGCATTAGCCGTTATTAGGCACCTTGAGCGTCTAGGAGTTAGGTGTTTTAATACATCCACCCATATAGACATGGTTAAGGATAAGTTATTTACCCAACAGATACTTGCAGAAAATAATATACCAGTACCTAAAACAATGTTGGTAAAATTCCCTGTAGACTCTGACCTAGTAGAGAAAACAATTGGATTTCCTGTTGTTATTAAAACTCTATCCGGTTCCCAGGGAAAGGGTGTCTTTTTATCAGAAAAGAGAAAAAACTTTGAAGATCTTATGCAATTAATAGAAGTTACAAACTCAAAGGTTAACGTAATAATTCAGGAGTTTATGCAAGATAGTTATGGTAGGGATTTAAGGGTATTCACCCTTGGAGGTAGAGCTATTGCATGTATGGAAAGAACTTCTGCAAATGAGGATTTTAAAGCAAATTACTCCGCAGGTGGTAGTGTAAAATCCCACCCAATTACTCCAGAGATTGAGTGGTTAGCAACTGAGGCATCAAGGCTTTTAGGACTTGATATAGCAGGTGTCGATCTACTATTTGATGGGGATCATTTTAGAATTTGTGAAGTTAACTCCTCCCCTGGGTTTGAAGGTCTTGAGCAGACTTGCAATGTTAATGTAGCAAAGGAGATATATCACTTTATTAAAATTAGACTTGGTAAATTCCCAGGCCAAATTAAACATAAGGAAGTTATACATGAAAATAAAGATTCTGAATAA
- a CDS encoding vWA domain-containing protein, with the protein MRKYLIPIYIVLLTIPLLAQEFDLTLLPEDTYIESREGEDGLHLFVNKKGDINSILLTESTEDPTKERSVFALRDFDENITVKDEDRLLNGILLDKSYNFLIDSTPEENEVFGLAFHIYIPKGVSYGYPWSREGQIDMGEGSWLNIRTFPKKFGNYEGGFKDNPFIIRLYEEAIEEPIVEAPEDESIFEEIARETAGDYSEEYDGDGAVTKIGEILDRYKGLDVDLALVIDSTVSMKDDVEFIRLKLIPLVKDKIAGFKSVRIGVMLYRDYKEAYLTRKFDFVDNFDKAQMILDSIKVQGGRDIPEAVFEALYAAQTTMDWQNSEKVIVQVGDAPPHPEPRGDITSEMVYEESRSKNISIYPILLKDEKRDSVTK; encoded by the coding sequence ATGAGAAAATATTTGATCCCAATTTATATAGTGCTATTAACAATTCCTCTACTCGCCCAAGAGTTCGATTTAACCCTTCTACCTGAAGATACATACATAGAGAGCAGGGAAGGGGAGGATGGACTACATCTTTTTGTTAATAAAAAAGGAGATATTAACTCTATACTCTTAACCGAGTCTACAGAGGACCCTACAAAGGAGAGAAGTGTTTTTGCTCTAAGGGATTTTGATGAGAATATTACTGTTAAGGATGAAGATAGGTTATTAAACGGTATACTACTAGATAAGAGTTATAACTTTTTAATCGACTCAACACCAGAGGAGAATGAAGTCTTTGGTTTAGCTTTTCATATATATATACCTAAAGGAGTCTCCTACGGTTACCCATGGTCTAGAGAGGGACAGATAGATATGGGTGAGGGTAGCTGGTTAAATATTAGAACCTTCCCAAAAAAGTTTGGTAACTATGAAGGTGGTTTTAAAGATAATCCTTTTATTATTCGTCTCTATGAAGAAGCTATCGAGGAACCTATTGTTGAAGCACCAGAGGATGAGTCTATTTTCGAAGAGATTGCAAGGGAGACAGCTGGCGACTACTCTGAGGAGTATGACGGAGATGGGGCTGTTACTAAAATAGGGGAGATATTAGACCGATATAAGGGCTTAGATGTTGATCTTGCACTAGTTATCGACTCTACAGTTAGTATGAAGGATGATGTAGAGTTTATAAGGTTAAAGCTAATCCCCTTAGTTAAGGATAAGATAGCTGGTTTTAAATCTGTAAGAATAGGTGTAATGCTCTATAGAGATTATAAAGAGGCGTACTTAACAAGAAAATTTGATTTTGTTGATAATTTTGATAAGGCACAGATGATTCTAGACTCCATTAAGGTTCAAGGTGGTAGAGATATACCTGAAGCGGTCTTTGAAGCTCTATACGCTGCACAGACAACTATGGATTGGCAAAATAGTGAAAAGGTCATAGTTCAAGTAGGAGATGCTCCTCCCCATCCTGAACCTAGGGGAGATATAACTAGCGAAATGGTTTATGAAGAGTCTCGAAGTAAAAATATATCCATATATCCAATTTTATTAAAAGATGAAAAAAGGGATAGTGTTACAAAATAA